The following coding sequences lie in one Spinacia oleracea cultivar Varoflay chromosome 1, BTI_SOV_V1, whole genome shotgun sequence genomic window:
- the LOC110805390 gene encoding uncharacterized protein, whose product MGACASKPESCVGGKLKFSKRYRKTRRSRLKKSLSFTSNKLVPINESSGFNDLPSYTNPAFRVSMDESWFDSHPVFEADWDDDFYSIQEDSFSTRSSDQSTCPSTFSSPKCQSPGYGCFSAMSSFNLRQRKEQADVEPPNEGNSFSFYKDHLIHKDEKADHSRVSLDDQDQQDDSTPTEFSFDCSPDYSDQSIDSSEKSLDLKQKNLDNTELKPQNKLFDVKTPLLVVKVCRHRDEHEDVRVDDLTGIENYPVVTNSCLPCLKMSSVSAADRRRSVSPSPPGTRKKAGLKTLSFRWRDEYTSPTLVSPRAPLQRPIAGSQIPYCPPEKKMSDCWSPIDPNTFKVRGHNFLRDKRKDLAPNHAAFYPFGVDVFRSHRKINHIARFVELPPVLSSGKIPPILVVNIQMPLYPASVFNREHDGEGVNIVLYFRLSEGFSKDLPRNVQENVRRLIEDETEKVKSYSAETTAPFRERLKILGRLANVEELSLNAAEKRLLNAYNEKPVLSRPQHEFYSGENYFEIDLDVHRFNYICRKGLDSIQSRLKHSVLDFGLTIQGQKPEDFPEHLLCCVRLNEIDYTNYRHLAV is encoded by the exons ATGGGTGCTTGTGCATCAAAGCCAGAAAGTTGTGTAGGAGGAAAGTTGAAGTTCTCAAAGAGATATAGAAAAACAAGGAGGTCAAGGCTTAAGAAAAGCTTGTCCTTTACTAGTAATAAACTTGTTCCTATTAATGAGTCTTCCGGCTTCAATGATCTTCCTTCTTACACTAATCCCGCTTTTCGAG TTAGCATGGATGAGTCGTGGTTCGATTCCCATCCTGTGTTTGAGGCTGATTGGGACGATGATTTTTACAGTATTCAGGAAG ATTCCTTTTCTACAAGAAGTTCTGATCAAAGCACCTGCCCATCAACCTTTTCATCTCCAAAATGCCAAAGTCCTGGTTATGGTTGTTTTTCTGCTATGTCCTCCTTTAATCTCAGGCAGCGTAAAGAACAAGCTGATGTTGAACCACCTAATGAGGGAAATTCTTTTAGTTTCTATAAAGACCATTTGATACACAAAGATGAAAAAGCTGATCATTCTCGAGTTTCTTTGGATGATCAGGATCAGCAAGATGACTCAACACCAACAGAGTTCTCCTTTGATTGCAGCCCAGATTATTCTGATCAAAGCATTGACAGTAGCGAAAAATCGCTAGATTTGAAACAGAAGAACTTGGATAACACTGAATTGAAGCCACAGAATAAGCTCTTTGATGTAAAAACACCACTGCTAGTGGTGAAAGTATGCAGACATAGGGATGAACATGAAGATGTAAGAGTAGATGATTTAACAGGAATAGAAAACTACCCGGTGGTTACAAATTCTTGCTTGCCGTGCCTAAAAATGTCGAGTGTATCAGCAGCTGATAGGAGAAGATCAGTCAGTCCTAGCCCTCCTGGTACAAGGAAGAAAGCAGGATTGAAGACACTCTCCTTTCGGTGGAGGGATGAATATACTAGCCCTACTTTAG TTTCGCCAAGGGCCCCGCTGCAAAGACCAATAGCAGGATCTCAGATACCTTACTGCCCACCAGAAAAGAAGATGTCAGATTGCTGGTCACCTATTGATCCCAACACTTTTAAAGTACGGGGTCATAATTTTCTCAG GGATAAAAGGAAGGATTTAGCTCCAAACCATGCTGCATTTTATCCTTTTGGTGTTGATGTATTTCGATCTCatcggaaaattaatcacaTTGCTCGTTTTGTGGAGCTTCCACCCGTACTTTCTTCCGGAAAAATTCCTCCAATCCTTGTTGTTAATATACAG ATGCCACTATATCCCGCCTCAGTTTTCAACCGAGAACATGATGGAGAAGGCGTCAACATTGTTCTCTATTTTAGGCTCTCTGAAGGCTTTTCCAAGGATTTACCTCGTAATGTTCAAGAAAATGTCAGG AGATTGATAGAGGATGAGACGGAGAAAGTCAAGAGTTATTCTGCAGAGACAACAGCACCCTTTAGAGAAAGACTTAAAATCTTGGGACGTCTAGCAAATGTAGAAGAGCTCAGTCTGAATGCAGCAGAAAAGAGGCTACTTAACGCATACAATGAGAAACCTGTACTTTCACGCCCTCAGCATGAGTTTTACTCG GGAGAAAATTACTTTGAGATAGATTTGGACGTCCACAGATTTAACTATATTTGTAGGAAAGGTCTTGATTCAATTCAAAGCAGATTAAAGCATTCTGTCTTGGATTTCGGACTCACCATTCAG GGACAAAAACCTGAGGATTTTCCCGAGCATCTGTTATGCTGTGTAAGGTTGAACGAAATTGACTACACCAACTACCGTCACTTGGCAGTTTGA
- the LOC110805399 gene encoding transcription factor MYB35 has product MGRPPCCDKANVKKGLWTPEEDAKILAYVSNHGVGNWTQVPKKAGLNRCGKSCRLRWTNYLRPDLKHEEFTEQEEQLIIQYHAAIGSRWSLIAKHLPGRTDNDVKNYWNTKLKKKLAKMGIDPVTHKPISKILSDYESISCLSNNHQMRSLDQNLTNSFSQCRISPTDNPETQFQDVTSFNHYVLEEISPSSSSSSTTSISNGQTSSHLLVSGAAYSWGHKSSVDPLLNTDITEEEHNYQGFLATDFQPQIQENSSQFQTIGVNHTSSKVTDDKLEMADCKVAAKNSVRSSCYDYEPSSVNSFVMALFDRDSQIQLDFPAFDDILDY; this is encoded by the exons ATGGGGCGACCTCCTTGCTGCGACAAAGCCAATGTCAAGAAAGGCCTTTGGACACCGGAAGAAGATGCTAAGATACTTGCATATGTATCTAACCATGGAGTCGGTAATTGGACTCAGGTTCCTAAGAAAGCAG GACTCAATAGATGTGGGAAGAGTTGCAGGCTTAGGTGGACTAACTACCTGAGGCCTGACCTTAAGCATGAAGAATTTACAGAACAAGAAGAGCAGCTCATTATTCAGTACCATGCAGCTATAGGCAGCAG GTGGTCCCTAATAGCGAAACACCTGCCAGGAAGAACAGACAACGATGTGAAAAATTACTGGAATACCAAGCTGAAAAAGAAGCTTGCTAAAATGGGAATTGACCCTGTTACTCATAAACCCATCTCAAAAATCCTCTCTGATTATGAAAGTATCAGCTGTCTCTCCAATAACCACCAAATGAGATCTCTTGACCAAAACTTAACCAATTCCTTCTCTCAGTGTAGAATATCACCAACTGATAATCCGGAAACTCAGTTCCAAGATGTTACATCTTTTAACCATTATGTTTTAGAAGAAATATCACCTTCATCCTCTTCGTCCTCCACAACATCAATATCAAATGGGCAAACGAGCTCACACCTGTTGGTATCAGGTGCAGCCTACAGTTGGGGGCATAAAAGCTCTGTTGATCCTCTTTTAAATACTGATATTACAGAGGAAGAGCACAACTACCAGGGGTTTCTAGCAACAGATTTTCAGCCCCAAATTCAGGAGAATTCATCGCAATTTCAAACCATTGGTGTAAATCACACGAGCAGCAAGGTTACAGATGACAAGCTTGAGATGGCAGACTGTAAAGTTGCAGCTAAGAATTCTGTAAGAAGCAGCTGCTATGACTATGAGCCTTCATCAGTGAACTCCTTTGTTATGGCACTTTTTGATCGTGACAGCCAGATTCAGTTAGATTTTCCAGCTTTTGATGACATTTTAGACTACTAA
- the LOC110805389 gene encoding probable prolyl 4-hydroxylase 6, with protein sequence MMEICNFLTFFLSFLLIFPQPSYGGWFGNRRQESVLKLKSETVSSSSSSSYGFDPTRVTQLSWHPRAFLYEGFLTHEECDHLIQLAKDKLEKSMVADNDSGKSIPSEVRTSSGMFLQKGQDDVVARIEARIAAWTFLPQENGEAMQVLHYELGQKYEPHFDYFHDKVNQQLGGHRVATVLMYLSYVEKGGETVFPNAEGKLHQLKNDSWSECAKGGYAVKPSKGDALMFFSLHPDATTDPTSLHGSCPVIEGEKWSATKWIHVRSFDRLIEDTSSGECADESVHCLQWAQAGECKKNPLYMVGNEKTKGHCRKSCKVC encoded by the exons ATGATGGAAATTTGCAATTTCCTGAcattttttctctctttccTCTTGATTTTCCCACAACCTTCTTATGGCGGATGGTTCGGCAACAg GCGTCAAGAATCCGTGCTTAAATTGAAGAGTGAGACTGtttcctcttcttcctcttcttcttatGGATTTGATCCAACTCGCGTAACTCAGCTTTCATGGCATCCCAG GGCATTTTTGTACGAGGGTTTTTTAACCCATGAAGAATGTGATCATCTCATCCAATTG GCAAAGGATAAATTGGAGAAATCAATGGTGGCGGATAATGATTCTGGGAAGAGTATTCCAAGTGAAGTTCGGACTAGTTCTGGCATGTTTCTTCAAAAGGGTCAG GATGATGTAGTAGCTAGAATTGAGGCAAGAATTGCTGCCTGGACTTTCCTTCCTCAAG AAAATGGGGAGGCTATGCAAGTCCTTCACTACGAGCTTGGTCAAAAGTATGAGCCCCATTTTGATTACTTTCATGACAAGGTCAACCAGCAGCTCGGTGGCCACAGGGTTGCTACTGTGCTTATGTACTTGTCTTATGTTGAAAAGGGTGGAGAAACTGTATTCCCAAATGCAGAG GGAAAATTGCATCAACTGAAAAATGACAGCTGGTCTGAATGTGCTAAAGGTGGCTATGCAG TGAAACCTAGTAAGGGTGATGCATTGATGTTCTTCAGTCTTCATCCTGACGCGACTACTGATCCAACGAGCTTGCATGGTAGTTGCCCTGTCATTGAGGGTGAGAAGTGGTCTGCGACAAAGTGGATTCATGTTCGGTCCTTTGACAGATTAATCGAAGATACATCTTCTGGAGAATGTGCAGACGAGAGTGTGCACTGCTTACAGTGGGCACAAGCAGGCGAGTGTAAAAAGAACCCTCTGTATATGGTAGGCAATGAAAAAACAAAGGGACATTGCAGAAAGAGTTGCAAAGTTTGCTGA